The segment TCAATTTGCAAACGAGGCGGCCGAGCGGCGTTGAATTCGATCGGCCGGTCAACGGGCGCGGATAAGATCCACAGCGATCCGGCAATCCCAACCGCCAGTAACGCAACGATTCGCTGCACCGACAACTTGGCAAAGGGTGACTCGACTTGTCCAGTTCGCTCCGTCATGCTTTCTTGGCCCCTTTGCATCCACTCGGTCGGTCATTGCCGACGCCAACGACTTCTATCAAGCTAACGAACTGCATCCTCGAAGGCGATAAAAAAGATGAAAGATTATGCCACCGTTGAACCCGACGCGGCGATGGAAAGCAACTTGCGATCCCTGGTTCGACTGTCGATCACCGAAGACTTGCGCGACGCCGTCGACTGGACGACGGTCTGCTTGATCGACCCGAACCGACGCGGCGGATGCCAAATCGTGCCGCGAAAATCGGGCGTTTGCGCGGGACTGGCGGTACTGCCTTGGATCATCGAAGAATTTGACGCTGACTTGAATGTGCAAATCCACAGCACTGACGGCGAACAGCTAGAACCTAAAAAAGCAATTGCTAGCATCGAGGGAAATGTTCGCGATCTGTTGACGGCCGAGCGGACGATTTTGAATGTGCTGTCTCGGTTGTGTGGGATCGCGACACTGACAAAGTCGTATGTCGATGCGATCGTCGGAACCAAGTCGCGATTGTACGACACTCGCAAAACAACCCCAGGTTGGCGACTGATCGAAAAGTACGCAGTCCGATGCGGAGGCGGTCAAAATCATCGCAGTGGTTTGTACGACGGTTTCCTGATCAAGGACAATCACTTGGCGCTGGCCGGTGATGCCAATGGTCCGATGGCGGCGAGTGCGGCGGCCGAAAGAGCCCTGGCGTGGCGAGACAGCACGGTTGATCGGATGCATGCACCGTCGATCGTAGAAATCGAAGTCGATTCGCTCGAACAGTTTCGCGATGTGCTGCCGGTCGGCCCGGACATCATCCTGTTGGACAACTTTCGACTTGAAGATCTTCGCGAAGCAGTCGCCTATCGCGACCAGGCTGGTTCACCGGTCGAGCTTGAAGCATCGGGCAACGTCAAAATCGACACGATTGCTGCGATCGCGGCAACCGGCGTGGACCGAATCAGTAGTGGAGCCCTGACCCACCAAGCCACATCTTTAGATCTCGGATTCGATTGGTTCGACACAAACGCAAGCTAGGGTTCGTGCAGAAGCAGTGTTTATTCGTCCACGGTGATGGCGAATGGGTGACTGCCGAGCCGCTTCCTACTCGTTCCCGTCCGAATCAGTTTTATGCAAACTCGTACGCCAATTACCACTCAACGACGTTGGTGGGACGTACTTCAGCCAACGCTCGACTCGGCGGCCGTGATGGCGTCGCTGGCCTTTGTCAAATGGTGCTCACGAGGCACCGTGGACGAAATGGCGGTGGCGATTGGCTTGATTGCCACGATCGTATTCCTGCTGATTTCACAGTTGTCGGGTTTTCATCGTCGTTCCGATGTGGGCACGCCCGACCGAGAAATGACTCGGTTGGTTGCTACTTGGTCGATGACTGTAATGGTGCTTGCAGTGCTCGCGTTTGCCACGCAGTATGGCCAGTATCTGTCTCGCGGGGTGATGTTCGCATGGATCGTGTTAGCGCCAGCACTTGTGGGGCTTGGGCGAATGTGCCAGCGCATCCTACAACAAGGATTGCTGCGCCGCGGAGTCGGCGTTCGTCGTGTTGCGATCGCAGGCTTGAATGACCTAGGCCGTCAAACGTTTCGCAATATCAAGAACGATCCGTCGCTCGGTTTACAAATGACCGGATTCTACGACGACCGAATCGAAGCTCGCGACCCTGAATCGGACACTACCGTCGGTGCTTCAGAAAACGAAGACGAAACGCTTTCGGGAACGCTTACCGACTTGGTCGCCAAAGCACGCCGCGGTGAAATTGATACTGTCATGATCACGTTGCCGATGCGAGCTGAAAAACGCATCCGGTTTATCCTGGACCAGCTCAGTGATTCAACGGCGTCGGTCTATATCGTGCCGGACTTCTTTGTCTTCGAACTGCTACATTCGCAGTGGACCAGCATGGGCGGTTTACCTGCGGTTAGCGTGTTCGAGAATCCCTTGTTCGGTGTCGATGGCGTCGTCAAACGAATCGCCGACATCGCGCTGGCGATGTGTGCCATTTTCGTTGCCGCGGTCCCCATGGCTGCGATCGCGGTTGCGATCAAATTGACATCCAGGGGACCTGTGTTCTTCCGCCAAAAACGTTACGGACTCGATGGACGCGAAATCTTAGTTTGGAAGTTTCGTTCGATGCGAACGTGCGACAACGGCCCTGTCGTCAAGCAAGCTACCAAACTTGATCCCCGCATCACCAAGCTCGGTGGCATCCTACGTCGGACCAGCCTGGACGAACTACCGCAACTGTTCAACGTCATCGACGGTTCGATGTCGTTGGTCGGACCTCGTCCTCATGCGTCAGCGCACAACGAACAGTACCGCAGCTTGATTCGCGGTTACATGCTGCGTCACAAGGTCAAACCCGGCATCACCGGACTGGCCCAAGTGAACGGTTGTCGCGGCGAAACAGAAACACTCGATAAAATGCAGGCACGCGTCGACTGGGACCACCGCTACATCCGCAGTTGGTCGCTATGGTTGGACATCAAGATCATGATCCAAACCGTGCTGGTCGTGCTGAAACAAGACGAAGCCTACTAGTTCGGCAGCGCGATCGTAGCTAGATCATTTAGTCCGTCATGGTCGAGAGCACGAACTTGGTTCCACCGGCTTTGATCGATGCTTGGACGGCTTCGACGATCGCCTGAGTATCGATCGCTTGCTGTTGGTAGCGCAACAATGGCTCGTCACTGATCAATCGCTTGATCATGTTTCGTTCTTGATGCCCGTCGAAGGATTCGGACTTCACCGTTCCGGCGGCGTCATGGATCCAATAACGCGCCGGTCGATCGGCCCAGGGCCGCGTGAAGTCGTCACAGATCAATGACGATTCAGTACCGGCGACCTCGAACCACTTGCGAGTCGCAGTGTCATAGCCACAACTGATCGTTGCGGTTGCACCGTCGTCGAAACCCATCATCGCAGTCAATCGCTGGGACACACCGTCCAGAATCACTTCATCGGCCAGCACCCACGCTGGCATCCTTCCCATTGCGAACCGAACGAGTCCACCGGCGTACCAACCCAAGTCAAGAATGCATCCGCCACCGAGCGATGCGTCCAAGCGGTGATCGCCTGATTGAAACGGTTGGTAGAAAGAAACCGCAGCGCTAACGTGGCCGATCTTGCCAAAGCGGCCTTCGCCCAGCCAGGTTGCAAACGCGTCGGTCCGGTCGTGATGCAGCCACCCCGTTGCGTCGAGCCACCGAACGCCGGCGGCTTGGCAAGCGAGATCTACCTGGCGAGTTTGAGCGACCGAGACGGTAAGCGGCTTTTCGCACAGCACATGTTTGCCATGGTTGGCGGCCGCAATCGCCCACTCGGCATGCATCGACGGCGGCAGTGAGATGTAGACAGCATCCACGTCATCGCGTTTTAGCAGTTCTGCGTAGCCTTCGACCGCTGCGTCGATGCCATACTGGTCGCCATACCACCGTGCACGCTCGCGAGAGCGACTGGCGATCGCAGTGACCACAGCCCCGTCAGTCGATTGCAAATCGGCAACCAACCGACGAGTGATTCGTCCGGTGCCGATGACGCCGAAACGAGTAGAAGACGTGGTCATAAAATCTCAAGCGATATAGCGATAAGTAGGGTGACTGCAAATACTGGACAGTCACTACGGCGACCTAAAACTGCGTCCACACCGTCCACAGTCCCGTGATCAGCATGGCAACCGCCGACAGCCACAACATGATGTCCCACAAATTGCCCGGCGCCAGCCCCGGTGGACACCGTTGGTATCGGTAGTACAGCGCCGCACCTGCTAGCATCGGCAACATGATGCCTTGCGCGATCCCGCTGATCAGCACCAACTGGGCCGGTTCGGGGAACACCAGGTAGATTACCAGGCAGAGAATCGGAAACGCGCCGCTAAGCCAACTGATCCATTTCGCTCGCGTCTCGGCGTCGTCATCGATCAATCCAATCACTCGCATCGCGTCAGAAAACGTGCGAGCGTGAGAAGCGTTGGCAACAAAAAAGGTCGAATACAGAACCGCGAACGCGCCGAACAGGAAGACGGACGATGCCCACGTCGAAAACACCGGCACAAACATCACCGCCAGCGTCCGCACCAGATTGTCTTTCGCAGGATTCAGTTCAACCCGATGAAGGATCGCCGCCCCCAACAAATAGAACGCGACAGTGGCAAACGTGTAGAGAGCCATCGCACCCCATGCGTCGATACGCATCACTCGCATCCAGCCGGCCGCGCGCGTGGTCCATTCCGATGAACCATCGTTCTTACCGACGAATCGTCCGTAGCCTTTTTCCAACAACCAATACGGATAGACGACAAGCTCCGCCGCTCCGACGCCGATGATTCCAAACGTCGCAAGCGCGGTACCGATCGGCCGGGCATCACCGTTGGCGGCTGGCAAACTGAAACGCAATCCGCTGATGAACTCAGAAAAACGAACCCGAAAATCAGGCTGATCCTGCAGCAAAAACAAATTGACAATCGTCAGCAGGGTGAACGCACCGACCAAAACCGTCGATAACGACTGGATCAAACCGTAACGACCGTTTACCAAAATCAAACTCGTCACGATCGCCATCACGGTGGCCCAAGTCGCTGCGTCGGACGTCGTCGTCACGTCGCCGAACTGAATCCGAAACGCTTCCCAGCGTGATTCAATTTCAGCGTCCGTAGTCGTCGGCACGAGCGGCTGTTCGCGGATCGCACTTTTTTCCAGCGCGAATTGTTCGAATTGCAACAGCGTTTGCGCATCGGCGATCTCGTTGTAGGCTGCCCCAGCCTTTGTGATCGGCGCACCAATCGCGAGTGCTTGACCGACGCTGCCGACGATCCCGCCCAATTGGCCGATGCTGGTAAACCACATGATGACCCAGTACCAAACCAACCAGTTTCCGCGACCGCGGAACCGAGGCCCGGGGACTTCGTCGAGCGCCATCAGCGTCGTTTTTCCGCTGATGATCGCGTAGCGCCCAAACTCGACCTGCACGAATACTTTCACGACGCAGCCCAAAATGATCAGCCACAACAGGGTGAACCCCGCTTCGGCGCCGGTCTTGGTGGTCGCGATCAATTCGCCGCTGCCGACGATCGAACCCGCCACAATCAATCCGGGCCCCACATAACGCAACACCTTTAGCGGAGCGGTGGGTGGATCGGTCGTCACATCGCCTTCGGTCAAATCGGCTTGCGATTCGGCGGGTGTCAGATCATCTTCGGAAGGTGTGACGGTCATGGTCGGCGACGCGAAAAGAAAGGGAGAACCAAGAGGCCGGTCGGTTTTAACAGGTTTCTGGTACCCGCGTTGCAATCTGGGTGGTCTGGAACCGATAATGCACTGCGGCGGAATTCTCGTCGTTTCCAAACCGACCCTTCAAACATCAAGAATCCCAATCCGCCGCATGGCCGCTTCACAAGCAATCGATACGACGATCGCCGTGGTCACGCCCGAGAACATCGCGTTTGACTATCAGTTGGCTGGTCCGTTTCGGCGTCTACCCGCTTACCTGATCGACGTGGCAGTACGGTGGCTGATGATTGCCATCTTTGTGGTCGCCATCTTCTTAACCGGCGCCCTGATCGACATTCGCTTGCTTGGCCCGTTCGCCATTGCCGCCGCGTTGATTTTCTATTTTGCCATCAGTTGGTTCTACGGGACGCTGATGGAAACCTATTACAACGGCCGCACGATCGGCAAATGGGCCGTCGGGATTCGCGCGATTGATGTCGAAGGACGTCCCATCACAGGTAAGCGAGCTTTCTTGCGCAACTTATTGCGCATCGCCGACCTGGCACCGATCGCGGCAATGAGCACGTTTGCCGAGGACGTACCACCAGCTTTCATCATTCCCACCGGCATGGTTGGATTGGCGACGATGTTAGTGACCCGGCGAATGCAGCGACTTGGTGATTTGGCAGCCGGCACGATGGTGATTGTCGACGAACGAGCTTGGAAGTTGCCGATTGCGAAAGTCGACGATCCTCGCGTCCCCGCGCTGGCGTCGTTTTTTCCGGGTGACTATCGAGTCTCGCGCAGCATGGCCAGAACGCTAGCTATTTATACCGAGCGCCGGCATTATCTGACGCCTGCTCGCCGGCGCGAGGTGGCTCGTCATTTGACAACATCGTTGATCGAGCGGTTTGAATTCCGCAGCGACATTGATCCCGACTTGTTGATGTACGCGTTGTACTACAAAACGTTTCTTGCTGATGCGTCTGCCGACTTACCTGACCTGGGGCCGCTGGCCGGTTACAGCCCGCTGCGGCGCGATTCCAATAAACCCGGCAAGAACGCCGACTTGCAGTCTACGACGGCAACAGCGACACCACCGCCGATACAACCTGACTCGCCGGAGATGACTCAATGAACGTCGCCGCGCTGTTAGACAAACGACGCATCCAGTGGACCGAACTGGAAGCCCTTTGCGATTCGATGGAGATGCGTGGACGGACCGACAAGACCGGTGCGGCCCATCACCGTGGCGCCGAGGGTGTGTCAAGGTTTTCGGAACTGTATCGCAGCGTGTGCGCGGATTTGGCGCTTGCCGATGCCTACCAGCTGCCGCCCGGCACGGTCACTTACTTGCACCGTCTGGTAGCTCGTGCGCACAACCAACTGTATCGGGCCAATAAATTCGAACCCACGAAATGGGCAGACGTGGTCTTTCGCGAAGCCCCGCAGCAGATCTTTGCGGATCCCTGTGTCCGCATCGCCACGATCGTGTTTTTTGGTCTCTTTGCACTTTCAATCTACTTGGGACGCAACGAACACCTGTTCCCCGGATTTGCCGAAGCGATGGTCGGAACGGCCCAGCTTGAACAGATGGAAGAAATGTATGAACAACCAATTTCCGGTTCGCTCGATCACTACGTTCCGATGGCTGGCTTCTACATCATGCACAACACCGGCATTGGTTTGCAGTGCTTTGCGTACGGCATTTTGATCATTCCGTGCCTGTTCATCCTGGCGTTCAACGCGGTGACGCTGGGGACAGTCTTTGGTTACATGGGCCGCGAAGGTGCCGTCGGCGGTGACAACTTCTATCACTTCGTGACTGCACACGGACCGTTTGAATTGACAGCGATCGCGTTGTCCGCAGCGGCCGGTTTAAGGCTGGGGGTTGGCTTGTTCTATACCGCCGGACTTAGTCGAACGGATTCGCTGCGTGTCAACGCAATGAAGTCGGTGCCCGTGATGGTGGCGTCCGCGGTGTTGTTCACGCTGGCCGCGTTCACCGAAGGATTTTTGTCCCCGAGCCCAGCGCCGTATTTGATCAAAGCCGCCTGGGCAATCATGTCGTCCGGACTGATCAGTTTCTACTTTGTCGTTCTGGGATTCCCTCGCGACGGTTTTGCCCGTCCGAATGTGTCGACCGTTTCATCGCCGTGGGCAGACGATGACGATGGAGACCCTCATGCAACTTGACCAAACGCACGTCGTCATTCGATTGCGAACGATGTCCGAGATCGGCGACTTGGCGCTAGTGATGATTCGTCGCTACCCGGCCGCACTGTTGATCGGTTTCGCCGCTGGTGCAGTGCCATGGGCAGTCGCAAATCTGTTGCTATTGGGATGGATTCCGATCGCTGAATCGGGCTACGGCCTCGATGACGAAGAAGCCATGACGGAAATCGCGCGCTACATGACCTGGATGGCAATCCTAGTCGTTGCCCAGGCGCCGGCCGCAGGAATCATGACAACGGTGTATTTAGGTCAGGCTGTGTTCGAGCAGCGTCCAACATGGGCGAGCGTTTTCCAAGAAACGAAACGACTGTTTACCCGTTGGTTCTGGGCGTTAGCGGTGGTCCGGCTAACCGTGCCGATGATGATGGTGCTGGCGGTGCGATGGGGACAACCGGTGTCTGCTTTTTGGGACGTCATCGCACCAGTGGTTTTCTTGCTTTGCGCATCGCTCGTCCGCGCAGGGCGACCGTTCTTGCCAGAGATTTTGATGCTGGAACAATGCCCGTTGCGAAGTCAAAACGAGAATGTGATTACCGCCAAACGTCGGTCAAAGTCACTGCACTCACCTGTGGCAAGCGATTTGACGGGTCGTTTTGTGGCGGCAGCGTTCGTTTTGACGGCGGTCTTTTTGAGCGTGTTGTACACGTTGATGTGGGCGCGAGGCATAACGATCGGCCAATGGGCCTTCTTAGACTTGACCGTTCTGTTGGTGATGTATCCGCTCGCACTTTGGATCGTCGCTGGCATCAGCGTCTTGGTTCGGCTGCTGAACTATTTGGACACTCGAATTCGACTGGAAGGCTGGGAAGTCGAGCTTGCCGTCCGCGCCGAAGCCATCCGCCAGTTTGGCGACTCAGTGGACGCGCCGATCGAACCGGTAACCACGACCTGCGACGACGTCCAAATGGCCGAGGTTGTGTCATGAACGCACGGCTCTTCCTGATGCTGCTAGGTATAATGGCGTTGGTTTTCAAACCGTGTTCGATGAATACTTTGTTTGCCGACCAAGCGATCGCCAGCACCGAAAATGCGGTGGCCGATTCAATCTGGTTTGATTCTGACAAACAAAGTCTGATCCCGGTTGATGTCGATCCGGAACTTGATGATTCGGTTAATCGCGACAGTCGCTGGTTGCCAAAGCCCGAGAAGGTTGCCAAACCCAAAACGCCCACGACACCGACGACCAACACTGGTAACGGCGGACTGTTTGGTACTGGATGGACGCTTGCCAACGTGCTGGGGTGGGGATTGCTTGCCACCTTATTCGCCCTCGCGATTGCGATCATTTTATTCGCAATGAACAAAGCCGAAATCGACTTGACCGCGAACCCATCCACGCGTTGCGGATCAGTTGCAAACAACAACACGCCGGACGAGCAGATGATCCAGCGGATGAAGCACTTGCCGGCCGAACTTCGCCGAACGGACGTCAACTTGCGAACCGAAGCTGAACGGCTGATGAACGAGAACCTCTTCGATCAAGCGATCATCTTGCTGTTCGGACATCAACTACTGTTGCTCGACCGCGTTGGCATGCTGCGACTGAACCGCGGCAAAACGAATCGCAAGTATTTGCGTGAGACTCGTGAAATCAATCCCAAAACCTCCACCGCGTTACAAGAAACAGTCGACGCATTCGAACGGTCGTACTTTGGGCGTCACGAAATCACGGCCAGCGAATTTGCCGAACTTTGGAAGTCCAACCGTGATCTAGAATCATCGATTCAAGTCGATCAAGGAGCGGTTGCCTGATGGACAAAGAAATCCAGAAGCGAAACTTGATCCGGTCAGTGGCAGTCTTCGTTTTGCTGATGATGTCCGGATGCAGTGAATTGTCGACGGACTACGGCAAGACCAAGGGACTGACAGGGCAATCCAGCTTGAACGGATTTGGTGCGCTGCGAAACAGTTTTGAAAACGCAGGTTACCGTAGCCGCGATGTATCTCGATTGACAAACCGCGTGCGCCGCAGCGATGTGATTGTTTGGACACCCCAAACGCTTGATGTCATCGATGACAGTGTGACTCGTTGGTTTGATCGTTGGCTGAAGAGTGGCGGCAAGACATTGGTTTACGTGGTACCCGACAGCGGCAGCGAAGCGGACTACTGGACGGAAGCCGCAGCGTTAGCGCCGCCGGATCAACGGATCGAGTATCGAAAGCGATCCGCTCGCAGTATCAATCAACGGATGATCTGGCGTTTGAACCGTCAACCCTCGGCTAGCAATGGTTGGTTCCAAATCGAGCCGCTGCAGCACCGAACCACGGCCAATCTGATCACCGGCGATTGGAGCCGGGAACTGTTAGGCGATGACGAGCGAGAGCCGAAATTTGCGACTGAGTTTTCAATCAAAACATACGATGATGCTGCGACCGCTCAAACGCCACCAGCGGTTGCCAAAAACAATTCAGGCCCGACCGGTCCCGCATCCCCTGGTTTCTTGCCGGCCAATGACGTTAGCCCAACCTCGACGCAGACCGGATTCGATGCTGTCGTCAAGGATGCGGGTGGAGATGGAGATGCGGGTGGTGGAACAATCGTGGCGGAAATCCGATCCGACGACTGGCGCACATCGAAGATCATCGTGGTCGCCGGCGGATCGCTTTTGACGAACTTCGCCTTAACGCACGACCCCAATCAGCGACTAGCAGCAAAGATCATCACCGAGTCAGCGTCCACGGTTGGTTCAGCAAACGACGGCGTAAATGATCGTGAAACGCTATTAGTCGGATTCCTGACCAGCGACTGGATGGGTGTTTCGGTCAGCGAGACCAAACCTGGCGTGCCGGTTGCGACTGGCATGGAACTGTTAACGGTATGGCCATTGTCGCTGGTCACGATGCATGGCGCCATGTTGGGCTTGGTGATCTGTTTGATGCTGTGGCCAATTTTGGGACGCCCCAAACGAGTTCACTTGTCCGAACACACACACTTTGGTGATCACTTGGATGCGGTTGCCGGATTGATGAACCGTACCGGCGGCGAGGAATACGCACGGGACCGGATTAGTGAATACTTCAAGCGCGTTCGCGGCGAAACGACCGGTCCCTGGGTCAATATCCAAAGCGAGACCGCGGAATCAAAATCCAAACCGCTGCCGCCACTTGGCATCAAACGCAAAACCATCCTCCCAACCATTACCGCAGTCGATCCTGCGGTTGCCCCTGAAAAGGAAGACTCTTGAACGATCCTTTGCTGCCCTCGTCTGACTCCGAAACCGTTGCCGCATCCCCTGCGCCGACGTCGCCGAGCGCCCGCCAAACGTCAGAAAAATTTCTGCCTATTCGAAAACTGTACGAACAAATTGCCGGGGAAATCGCCAAGCTCTACGTTGGGCAAGACGAGCTGGTGCTGGGCACGTTAACGGCGTTATTTTCGGGTGGTCACGTGCTGATCGAATCGGTCCCGGGTTTAGGAAAAACCTTGTTCGTGCGAACGCTAGGCCGAACACTGGGGTGCGAGTTTGGTCGCATCCAGTTCACCGCCGACTTGATGCCGTCGGACATCACCGGTGCGCCGGTTTACGACATGCAAAAAAGCGAGTTCCGGTTTCGCCCTGGCCCCGTCTTTACTCAATTCTTGTTGGCTGACGAAATCAACCGTTCGCCCGCCAAGACTCACGCGGCGCTGCTTGAAATCATGCAGGAGTACCGCGTCACCGTTGACGGCACCAGCCACCAAGTGCCGCGGCCATTCTTGGTGATGGCAACTCAAAACCCACTGGAAAGTGAAGGCACGTATAACCTGCCCGAAGCCCAGCTGGACCGGTTCATGTTCAAATTGCGTGTCGACTACCCGAGCGCCGAACAAGAGTCTGAAATTCTAAAGATGCACAGCCAACAAGTTGACCTGAACGAGCGACTTCGAAAGGAAGTGCAAGCGGTTACGAATCCTGAGCAAGTCTTGCAAGTCATGCAGATGTGCGCCAGTGTCCGGGTCGAAGACAGCTTAGTGGACTATATCAACAAGATTGTCCGAGCCACTCGGACTTGGCCGGCATTCCATATCGGTGCCTCACCGCGAGCAGGATTGGCGCTGATGCAATCGGCGCGAACGTTGGCCGCGTTTGGTGGCCGCGACTACGCAGTCCCGGACGACGTGGTCGAAATTGCGATCCCAGCGATGCGACACCGCGTTCAATTGACCGCTGAATCAGAAATCGAAGGGCGGACCGCC is part of the Rubripirellula reticaptiva genome and harbors:
- the nadC gene encoding carboxylating nicotinate-nucleotide diphosphorylase, with product MKDYATVEPDAAMESNLRSLVRLSITEDLRDAVDWTTVCLIDPNRRGGCQIVPRKSGVCAGLAVLPWIIEEFDADLNVQIHSTDGEQLEPKKAIASIEGNVRDLLTAERTILNVLSRLCGIATLTKSYVDAIVGTKSRLYDTRKTTPGWRLIEKYAVRCGGGQNHRSGLYDGFLIKDNHLALAGDANGPMAASAAAERALAWRDSTVDRMHAPSIVEIEVDSLEQFRDVLPVGPDIILLDNFRLEDLREAVAYRDQAGSPVELEASGNVKIDTIAAIAATGVDRISSGALTHQATSLDLGFDWFDTNAS
- a CDS encoding DUF4129 domain-containing protein, with translation MNTLFADQAIASTENAVADSIWFDSDKQSLIPVDVDPELDDSVNRDSRWLPKPEKVAKPKTPTTPTTNTGNGGLFGTGWTLANVLGWGLLATLFALAIAIILFAMNKAEIDLTANPSTRCGSVANNNTPDEQMIQRMKHLPAELRRTDVNLRTEAERLMNENLFDQAIILLFGHQLLLLDRVGMLRLNRGKTNRKYLRETREINPKTSTALQETVDAFERSYFGRHEITASEFAELWKSNRDLESSIQVDQGAVA
- a CDS encoding stage II sporulation protein M, which codes for MNVAALLDKRRIQWTELEALCDSMEMRGRTDKTGAAHHRGAEGVSRFSELYRSVCADLALADAYQLPPGTVTYLHRLVARAHNQLYRANKFEPTKWADVVFREAPQQIFADPCVRIATIVFFGLFALSIYLGRNEHLFPGFAEAMVGTAQLEQMEEMYEQPISGSLDHYVPMAGFYIMHNTGIGLQCFAYGILIIPCLFILAFNAVTLGTVFGYMGREGAVGGDNFYHFVTAHGPFELTAIALSAAAGLRLGVGLFYTAGLSRTDSLRVNAMKSVPVMVASAVLFTLAAFTEGFLSPSPAPYLIKAAWAIMSSGLISFYFVVLGFPRDGFARPNVSTVSSPWADDDDGDPHAT
- a CDS encoding AAA family ATPase is translated as MNDPLLPSSDSETVAASPAPTSPSARQTSEKFLPIRKLYEQIAGEIAKLYVGQDELVLGTLTALFSGGHVLIESVPGLGKTLFVRTLGRTLGCEFGRIQFTADLMPSDITGAPVYDMQKSEFRFRPGPVFTQFLLADEINRSPAKTHAALLEIMQEYRVTVDGTSHQVPRPFLVMATQNPLESEGTYNLPEAQLDRFMFKLRVDYPSAEQESEILKMHSQQVDLNERLRKEVQAVTNPEQVLQVMQMCASVRVEDSLVDYINKIVRATRTWPAFHIGASPRAGLALMQSARTLAAFGGRDYAVPDDVVEIAIPAMRHRVQLTAESEIEGRTADEELSTLIRGIEVPRD
- a CDS encoding Nramp family divalent metal transporter → MTVTPSEDDLTPAESQADLTEGDVTTDPPTAPLKVLRYVGPGLIVAGSIVGSGELIATTKTGAEAGFTLLWLIILGCVVKVFVQVEFGRYAIISGKTTLMALDEVPGPRFRGRGNWLVWYWVIMWFTSIGQLGGIVGSVGQALAIGAPITKAGAAYNEIADAQTLLQFEQFALEKSAIREQPLVPTTTDAEIESRWEAFRIQFGDVTTTSDAATWATVMAIVTSLILVNGRYGLIQSLSTVLVGAFTLLTIVNLFLLQDQPDFRVRFSEFISGLRFSLPAANGDARPIGTALATFGIIGVGAAELVVYPYWLLEKGYGRFVGKNDGSSEWTTRAAGWMRVMRIDAWGAMALYTFATVAFYLLGAAILHRVELNPAKDNLVRTLAVMFVPVFSTWASSVFLFGAFAVLYSTFFVANASHARTFSDAMRVIGLIDDDAETRAKWISWLSGAFPILCLVIYLVFPEPAQLVLISGIAQGIMLPMLAGAALYYRYQRCPPGLAPGNLWDIMLWLSAVAMLITGLWTVWTQF
- a CDS encoding undecaprenyl-phosphate glucose phosphotransferase — its product is MQTRTPITTQRRWWDVLQPTLDSAAVMASLAFVKWCSRGTVDEMAVAIGLIATIVFLLISQLSGFHRRSDVGTPDREMTRLVATWSMTVMVLAVLAFATQYGQYLSRGVMFAWIVLAPALVGLGRMCQRILQQGLLRRGVGVRRVAIAGLNDLGRQTFRNIKNDPSLGLQMTGFYDDRIEARDPESDTTVGASENEDETLSGTLTDLVAKARRGEIDTVMITLPMRAEKRIRFILDQLSDSTASVYIVPDFFVFELLHSQWTSMGGLPAVSVFENPLFGVDGVVKRIADIALAMCAIFVAAVPMAAIAVAIKLTSRGPVFFRQKRYGLDGREILVWKFRSMRTCDNGPVVKQATKLDPRITKLGGILRRTSLDELPQLFNVIDGSMSLVGPRPHASAHNEQYRSLIRGYMLRHKVKPGITGLAQVNGCRGETETLDKMQARVDWDHRYIRSWSLWLDIKIMIQTVLVVLKQDEAY
- a CDS encoding Gfo/Idh/MocA family protein gives rise to the protein MTTSSTRFGVIGTGRITRRLVADLQSTDGAVVTAIASRSRERARWYGDQYGIDAAVEGYAELLKRDDVDAVYISLPPSMHAEWAIAAANHGKHVLCEKPLTVSVAQTRQVDLACQAAGVRWLDATGWLHHDRTDAFATWLGEGRFGKIGHVSAAVSFYQPFQSGDHRLDASLGGGCILDLGWYAGGLVRFAMGRMPAWVLADEVILDGVSQRLTAMMGFDDGATATISCGYDTATRKWFEVAGTESSLICDDFTRPWADRPARYWIHDAAGTVKSESFDGHQERNMIKRLISDEPLLRYQQQAIDTQAIVEAVQASIKAGGTKFVLSTMTD
- a CDS encoding RDD family protein — protein: MAASQAIDTTIAVVTPENIAFDYQLAGPFRRLPAYLIDVAVRWLMIAIFVVAIFLTGALIDIRLLGPFAIAAALIFYFAISWFYGTLMETYYNGRTIGKWAVGIRAIDVEGRPITGKRAFLRNLLRIADLAPIAAMSTFAEDVPPAFIIPTGMVGLATMLVTRRMQRLGDLAAGTMVIVDERAWKLPIAKVDDPRVPALASFFPGDYRVSRSMARTLAIYTERRHYLTPARRREVARHLTTSLIERFEFRSDIDPDLLMYALYYKTFLADASADLPDLGPLAGYSPLRRDSNKPGKNADLQSTTATATPPPIQPDSPEMTQ